One window of Cumulibacter manganitolerans genomic DNA carries:
- a CDS encoding ANTAR domain-containing response regulator, giving the protein MEPSEGSPARLRVLIAEDEALIRLDLSEMLREEGYDVCGMARDGQEAIELAESLRPDLIILDVKMPRLDGLTAAEVIGEQRIAPIVVLSAFSQRDLVDRALKAGVMTYLTKPFAQADLAPAIETAYARFAEMRALEAEIGDLNDRIETRKIIERAKSFLMTAHKLSEPAAFRWIQRSAMERRTTMKVVAEAILDHSSGR; this is encoded by the coding sequence ATGGAGCCCAGCGAGGGTAGCCCCGCTCGCCTACGAGTCCTGATCGCCGAGGACGAGGCGCTGATCCGGCTCGACCTCAGCGAGATGCTGCGCGAGGAGGGCTACGACGTGTGCGGCATGGCCCGCGACGGCCAGGAGGCGATCGAGCTCGCCGAGTCGTTGCGGCCCGACCTGATCATCCTCGACGTGAAGATGCCGCGCCTCGACGGGCTGACCGCGGCGGAGGTCATCGGCGAGCAGCGCATCGCGCCGATCGTGGTGCTCTCTGCGTTCAGCCAGCGCGACCTCGTCGACCGCGCGCTCAAGGCCGGCGTGATGACCTACCTGACCAAGCCGTTCGCCCAGGCCGACCTGGCGCCGGCGATCGAGACGGCCTACGCGCGGTTCGCCGAGATGCGCGCCCTGGAGGCGGAGATCGGCGACCTGAACGACCGGATCGAGACGCGCAAGATCATCGAGCGCGCCAAGAGCTTCCTGATGACGGCGCACAAGCTCAGCGAGCCGGCCGCGTTCCGCTGGATCCAGCGCAGCGCGATGGAGCGCCGGACGACGATGAAGGTCGTCGCCGAGGCCATCCTGGACCACTCGTCGGGGCGCTGA